In Flavobacterium sp. WV_118_3, one DNA window encodes the following:
- a CDS encoding UvrD-helicase domain-containing protein, which produces MEKTAFSIYDASAGSGKTYTLVKEYLKILLTADSNDAYKKILAITFTNKAVEEMKTRIVNGLSEFSKPDTNDKALELMKDISAETRLSLATIQDKSKAIIKNIIHNYASFDISTIDKFTHKVIRAFAHDLNLPVTFDVSLETDSLLMEAVDAIVAKAGEENELTNLLVDFSVDKTDNDRSWDVTGELLDVGRLLLNENNRNEIHNFEDKSIGEFLEVKAKLKEAVSHLDADSVAKADEAMALIESKGIDLKSFSRGTFPNHLGYIQKGELKSSHKKFREIDDIAVNKTAKDKDVIESISGELIAILGAVYKNYEKKNFYTAFLKNITPLSLLNSISQELERIQKEQNILSISEFNAIIYKEIQNQPAPFIYERLGERYRHFFIDEFQDTSEMQWHNLIPLIDNALASEDLSGVRGSLMIVGDPKQSIYRWRGGKAEQFIALSKCHNPFSNPDKKLVRLEKNYRSYSEIIQFNNAFFAMLADEFSNEDYQDLYRNHSRQENNSKIGGYVNISFIPEVTEVSDEDGEETNDKEQLYLKATLKTIYEVAAKGYAYKDIVLLTRKRSSGVALANYLTENGIKILSSETLLIENATEVRLILNVLRYLKNNNDKEAKAAFLYFVARYRQNQLQIHDCIEQGMQQETEVALESWLRELGIEISFDECRKKSLYETVEIIIAVFIKEKSTISYVQYFLDLVLERDVRTQYGIADFLDYWEKNGSKFSIPSPEGNNAVRIMTIHKSKGLEFPVVIFPFAEENYAAAPRNKMWLEMEEDEFAISRALVDAKKEVSEYGGKAAEVYEEKSQQDILDNINVLYVALTRAEEQLYIISGRNVSSKGELQNNMSSFFIKYLDFQGVYNEDSMVFEFGEPNRQSVGGSYTDTQQLIVEVNEKLNPKAIKIAQREALMWGTTQEKAIEFGNILHEILSFIKTKNDIPLALIKAQETGLIVRMQKETVEQTLHTIVDHEELGLFFEEADAVYNEQSIIKKDSRTIKPDRVVIRGKTAYLLDYKTGAHQAKYARQLEEYELALQEMGFEVAKKTLVYIGETLNVIHL; this is translated from the coding sequence GTGGAGAAAACTGCTTTTTCAATTTATGACGCTTCCGCCGGATCGGGAAAAACCTATACGCTTGTAAAAGAGTATCTTAAAATTTTGTTGACAGCCGACTCGAATGATGCGTATAAAAAAATTCTGGCCATAACCTTTACCAATAAAGCGGTAGAGGAAATGAAAACCCGGATTGTAAACGGTTTGTCGGAGTTTTCAAAACCCGACACCAATGACAAAGCGTTGGAGTTGATGAAGGACATTTCGGCGGAAACGCGGTTAAGTCTGGCGACAATTCAGGACAAATCGAAAGCGATCATCAAAAATATTATCCATAATTATGCGTCTTTCGATATTTCTACGATTGATAAATTTACTCATAAAGTAATTCGTGCTTTTGCACACGATCTGAATTTACCGGTAACCTTTGATGTTTCGCTCGAAACCGATTCGCTTTTAATGGAAGCCGTGGATGCCATAGTGGCCAAAGCGGGTGAGGAGAACGAACTGACAAATCTATTGGTCGATTTTTCGGTGGATAAAACCGATAACGACAGAAGTTGGGATGTGACCGGCGAATTGTTGGATGTAGGGCGATTATTACTCAATGAAAACAACCGGAACGAGATTCATAATTTCGAGGATAAATCGATCGGGGAGTTTCTGGAGGTTAAAGCTAAACTAAAAGAAGCCGTGTCGCATCTCGATGCGGATAGTGTTGCAAAAGCAGATGAAGCCATGGCGCTGATCGAAAGTAAAGGAATCGATCTCAAATCATTTTCCCGCGGAACGTTTCCCAATCATTTGGGGTATATTCAGAAAGGCGAATTAAAAAGTTCGCATAAAAAGTTTCGGGAGATCGATGATATCGCGGTTAATAAAACAGCAAAAGATAAGGATGTAATCGAGTCGATTTCCGGAGAGTTGATTGCTATTTTGGGTGCGGTCTATAAAAATTACGAAAAAAAGAATTTTTATACGGCTTTCTTAAAAAACATAACGCCATTGTCGTTGTTAAACTCGATTAGTCAGGAGTTGGAACGGATTCAGAAAGAGCAAAACATACTGTCGATTTCGGAGTTTAACGCGATCATTTATAAAGAAATTCAAAACCAGCCGGCGCCGTTTATTTACGAACGTCTGGGTGAACGCTACCGTCACTTTTTTATCGACGAATTTCAGGACACGTCCGAAATGCAGTGGCATAATCTGATTCCGCTAATCGACAATGCACTGGCCAGTGAAGATTTGTCGGGTGTACGCGGATCGCTAATGATTGTAGGTGATCCGAAACAGTCCATTTACCGTTGGCGCGGTGGAAAAGCAGAACAGTTTATTGCGCTGAGCAAATGCCATAATCCGTTTTCAAACCCGGATAAAAAGCTCGTCCGACTGGAGAAAAACTACAGAAGCTACTCGGAAATCATTCAGTTTAACAACGCTTTTTTTGCGATGTTGGCCGATGAATTTTCAAACGAAGATTACCAGGATTTGTATCGCAATCACAGTCGCCAGGAAAACAATTCCAAAATAGGCGGCTATGTCAATATCTCATTTATTCCCGAAGTGACCGAAGTAAGCGATGAAGACGGAGAAGAAACCAACGACAAGGAACAATTGTATCTGAAAGCGACCTTAAAAACGATATATGAGGTTGCTGCAAAAGGCTATGCCTATAAAGACATTGTGTTGCTTACGCGAAAACGATCGTCGGGTGTGGCGTTGGCCAATTACCTGACGGAAAACGGGATCAAGATATTATCGTCTGAAACGCTGCTGATCGAAAATGCCACCGAAGTACGACTGATTTTAAACGTGCTGCGGTATCTGAAAAACAACAACGACAAAGAAGCTAAAGCGGCCTTTTTGTATTTTGTAGCGCGCTATCGTCAAAACCAGTTGCAGATTCACGATTGTATCGAACAGGGGATGCAGCAGGAAACAGAAGTCGCATTGGAAAGTTGGCTGCGGGAACTCGGCATCGAAATTTCATTTGATGAGTGTCGGAAAAAATCGCTCTATGAAACGGTCGAAATTATAATCGCCGTTTTTATAAAAGAAAAAAGTACGATTTCCTACGTGCAGTACTTTTTGGATCTGGTATTGGAACGAGACGTGCGAACCCAGTACGGGATTGCGGATTTTCTCGATTACTGGGAAAAAAACGGATCCAAATTTAGTATTCCGTCGCCCGAAGGGAACAATGCGGTTCGTATCATGACGATTCATAAATCCAAGGGGTTGGAATTTCCGGTGGTGATTTTTCCGTTTGCGGAAGAAAACTATGCGGCCGCACCGCGGAATAAGATGTGGCTCGAAATGGAAGAAGACGAATTTGCGATTTCCAGAGCCTTGGTCGATGCCAAAAAAGAAGTATCGGAATACGGTGGAAAAGCCGCCGAAGTCTATGAAGAAAAAAGTCAGCAGGACATTCTGGATAACATCAATGTGTTGTATGTGGCGTTAACCCGTGCCGAGGAACAGCTGTATATTATTTCCGGGCGGAATGTGAGCAGTAAAGGGGAACTGCAAAATAACATGTCGTCGTTCTTTATCAAATACCTCGATTTTCAGGGTGTTTATAATGAGGATAGCATGGTGTTTGAATTCGGAGAACCGAACCGGCAATCGGTGGGAGGAAGTTATACCGATACACAGCAGCTAATCGTGGAAGTAAACGAAAAGTTAAATCCGAAAGCGATTAAGATTGCTCAACGGGAAGCATTGATGTGGGGAACGACACAGGAAAAAGCAATTGAATTTGGAAATATACTACACGAAATACTATCGTTTATCAAAACCAAAAACGACATTCCGCTGGCGTTGATCAAAGCACAGGAAACCGGATTGATTGTCCGGATGCAAAAAGAAACCGTCGAACAGACGTTGCATACGATTGTAGATCACGAAGAGCTGGGGCTGTTTTTCGAAGAAGCTGATGCGGTTTACAACGAACAAAGTATCATTAAAAAAGACAGTAGAACCATTAAACCTGATCGCGTGGTTATACGCGGGAAAACAGCCTATTTGCTGGATTATAAAACCGGAGCACATCAGGCCAAATACGCCCGTCAGCTGGAGGAATATGAATTGGCTTTACAGGAAATGGGATTT
- a CDS encoding superoxide dismutase, producing the protein MAFELPKLPYAYDALEPHIDARTMEIHHSKHHNAYTTNLNAAIAGTDLEGKTIEEILNGLDLSKAAVRNNGGGFYNHNLFWEVMSPNGGGLPTGELADAINASFGSFDEFKAQFSKAGATQFGSGWAWLCVQKGGKLDVCGTPNQDNPLMPGIGCGGTPILGMDVWEHAYYLHYQNRRPDYIEAFFNVINWAEVAKRYAAAK; encoded by the coding sequence ATGGCTTTCGAATTACCAAAACTTCCATATGCTTATGACGCCTTAGAGCCTCATATTGATGCCCGTACAATGGAGATTCACCATTCTAAACATCACAATGCTTATACTACGAATTTAAACGCTGCAATTGCCGGAACCGATTTAGAAGGCAAAACGATTGAAGAAATCCTTAACGGTCTTGATTTGTCTAAAGCAGCTGTTCGTAATAATGGTGGTGGTTTTTACAATCACAATTTATTCTGGGAAGTAATGTCGCCAAACGGTGGCGGATTACCAACTGGAGAATTAGCAGACGCGATCAACGCTTCTTTTGGTTCTTTTGACGAATTTAAAGCACAGTTTTCAAAAGCTGGCGCAACACAATTTGGTTCCGGATGGGCATGGCTATGTGTTCAGAAAGGTGGAAAACTGGATGTTTGTGGCACTCCAAATCAGGACAACCCGTTAATGCCCGGTATCGGATGTGGCGGAACTCCTATTTTAGGAATGGACGTTTGGGAACATGCTTACTATTTGCACTATCAAAACAGAAGACCGGATTATATTGAGGCGTTTTTCAATGTGATTAACTGGGCTGAAGTAGCAAAACGTTATGCAGCTGCAAAATAA